The proteins below come from a single Sorghum bicolor cultivar BTx623 chromosome 4, Sorghum_bicolor_NCBIv3, whole genome shotgun sequence genomic window:
- the LOC8084710 gene encoding CLIP-associated protein isoform X1: MPAGEMAMPAAVARLRELAPAPGAEVELELDAAGAAALAECCAGLLRAAGGGGGDTDAGATRVALEALCAAGVGGAMRRHADGLAPLVVARLGDGHAAVREAARRYLVLLMEMKEMNARTENTEPNSCMPDDQHVHYTTIEMESSSSSQARKNSKEKISTRDISLLAGERDITRKVVEPIKVFSEKDLLREIEKVVSTLQPDNEWSIRITAMQRVEGLVLGGAADYSAFPMLLKQLVTPLITQLLDRRSSIVKQACHLLNFLSKELLRDFEPYAELLIPVLLKNVVITILVIAHSADNCIKEMLRNCKVARILPRIIEFAKNDRSAILRARCCEYAILMLECWVDTPEIQRSADLYEDLIKCCIADATTEVRSSARACYRMFSRIWPDRSHQLYSSFEPSRQKMINDEDAETPQRHLPPVKLGQPQPSSFIPAVIDKVVKVDSGTSFSSGDVQPSDRLYLQCDDMTSKDPDEGNKDDTLTTGSSFEDKITLRKVETTDRDTEKYDSGNSAGVNSSACDPPTATPITTEAPSEMSLNDAAVVTIVQDKAECRLNVEPITQQVQGREDPSELTCLPPAVNSKGPGNLLKENPVEVSSGAGSSGKVGTHKKSAVSKEPRGSYTPNFRRPLLSKQMTNWFYASTKSDIHEKQLILGEMVNNMDVPSSLTEALSLGLNPISDWMMKVYAFSFLRQCLLERGSKSTQEVAQNFEKVMRLVCRYLDDPHHKVAQAALSSLAEIMPAFKKPFEHYLDKTLPHIFSRLNDPKESIKQQCLGILKHANESYPIDSLLPALLRSLDEQKSPKSKLAVLEFANASFVKCTVNSESYSSSSFLKPWLGKLALLFNDKNKKLKEVTVVGFSSIYSHYDPESMLSFLVTLSMEEQKRLRRAMMQLIPTIESDFEEFLQQKRHKQKASFDGFTAKSPLHPASQSAKSPLHPAYRSSKSPAHPRSAKSPLHSAYKYAKSPLHPSYQPAKSPLHQAYQSNSVKTDDCFSSALQCLPNISLEVKGYRTERIEFESPNESYGHKAEMMDKKSCTLRSRNDLRRRIDFSVISDNIVQSASRDSWSAKVFDEPNDNELHINTRKSKVMRMRNDSQDHEKAVSQLEEDSETNGHPVPTKNLHQMSSSLLEMLDDPDVPTRELALSLLVEILEKHRKAIENCIELLIVKLLHATKDGALKVVNQAHICLTTVVTQFDPLRCLGAIASQLASQDEKILIISINSLSKLVIRLSEDNLMAHLSTFLPALLDAFENHSPYVRKAAMVCVVDAYLKLGSTLLPYLEGLDTAQLQLVTTYASRLSQARLIAADG, translated from the exons ATGCCGGCGGGTGAGATGGCAATGCCCGCCGCGGTGGCGCGGTTGCGGGAGCTGGCGCCGGCGCCAGGGGCGGAGGTGGAGCTGGAGCtcgacgccgccggcgcggCCGCGCTAGCCGAGTGCTGCGCGGGGCTCCTCCGcgctgctggcggcggcggcggagacacCGACGCCGGGGCCACACGCGTGGCGCTCGAGGCGCTCTGCGCTGCAGGCGTAGGGGGAGCGATGCGTCGCCATGCCGACGGGCTCGCGCCGCTAGTCGTCGCGCGCCTCGGCGACGGACACGCGGCTGTGCGGGAGGCCGCAAGGAGGTACCTCGTGCTGCTCATGGAG ATGAAGGAGATGAATGCAAGAACGGAAAACACAGAGCCAAATTCCTGCATGCCAGATGACCAACACGTTCACTATACGACAATCGAAATGGAATCTTCTAGTAGCAGTCAAGCAAGAAAAAATTCCAAAGAGAAGATCAGCACAAGAGATATCTCACTTCTTGCAG GAGAAAGAGATATTACAAGAAAAGTAGTCGAACCTATAAAGGTTTTCTCTGAGAAGGACCTACTAAGGGAGATAGAAAAAGTAGTATCTACTTTGCAGCCAGATAATGAGTGGTCAATCCGGATAACTGCAATGCAAAGAGTGGAGGGTTTAGTGCTTGGAG GTGCTGCAGACTATTCAGCCTTCCCCATGCTCCTAAAACAGCTGGTGACCCCTCTAATAACTCAGCTTCTGGATAGGAGATCGAGCATTGTAAAACAG GCATGCCATTTACTAAACTTCCTATCGAAAGAGTTACTACGCGACTTTGAACCATATGCAGAGCTGCTTATTCCG GTCCTTCTTAAGAATGTCGTGATCACCATCCTTGTAATTGCTCACTCTGCTGATAACTGTATAAAAGAG ATGTTAAGGAACTGCAAGGTAGCTCGTATACTACCAAGGATTATTGAATTTGCAAAGAATGATAGAAGTGCTATTCTTCGTGCCAG GTGTTGTGAATACGCAATACTAATGTTAGAGTGCTGGGTTGATACTCCAGAAATACAGAGATCAGCTGACCTGTACGAAGACCTTATAAAATGCTGTATAGCAGATGCAACTACTGAG GTACGGTCAAGTGCAAGGGCTTGCTACAGGATGTTCTCAAGGATATGGCCTGACCGTTCACATCAGCTGTACTCATCTTTTGAACCATCCAGACAAAAA ATGATAAATGATGAAGATGCTGAGACACCTCAAAGGCATCTTCCTCCAGTTAAATTAGGGCAGCCTCAACCTAGTTCTTTCATTCCAGCTGTAATAGATAAAGTTGTTAAGGTCGATTCTGGGACATCATTTTCTTCTGGAGATGTGCAACCATCAGACAGACTTTACCTCCAGTGTGATGATATGACCTCAAAAGACCCAGATGAAGGCAATAAGGATGACACTTTGACTACTGGAAGTTCTTTTGAGGATAAGATCACACTAAGAAAAGTAGAAACTACAGACAGAGATACTGAGAAATATGATTCAG GCAACAGTGCAGGTGTCAATTCATCAGCTTGTGACCCACCAACTGCCACTCCCATTACAACAGAAGCACCTTCAGAAATGTCACTGAATGATGCAGCTGTTGTAACAATTGTTCAAGATAAGGCTGAATGCAGGCTGAATGTTGAACCAATAACTCAGCAAGTTCAAGGACGAGAAGATCCTTCTGAATTGACGTGCCTGCCACCTGCAGTTAACTCGAAAGGTCCAGGGAACCTGCTAAAGGAAAATCCTGTTGAAGTAAGTTCTGGTGCTGGATCAAGTGGAAAAGTAGGAACTCATAAGAAGAGTGCTGTTTCTAAGGAGCCACGTGGTAGTTACACCCCTAACTTCCGGCGACCTCTCTTGAGTAAGCAGATGACAAATTGGTTTTATGCCAGTACAAAAAGTGATATACATGAGAAGCaactcattttgggagaaatGGTCAACAACATGGATGTGCCCTCATCTCTTACAGAGGCACTTTCTTTAGGTCTAAACCCAATATCAGATTGGATGATGAAGGTATATGCATTCAGTTTCTTAAGGCAGTGTTTGCTAGAACGTGGATCAAAAAGCACTCAGGAAGTTGCACAAAATTTTGAGAAGGTTATGAGGCTTGTTTGTCGATATCtggatgatccccatcacaaaGTGGCACAGGCCGCTCTCTCATCATTAGCTGAGATCATGCCAGCTTTCAAGAAGCCTTTTGAACATTATCTCGACAAGACACTGCCCCATATTTTCTCTCGATTAAATGATCCAAAGGAATCAATCAAGCAGCAGTGCTTGGGAATTTTGAAACATGCAAATGAAAGTTATCCCATTGATTCTCTTTTACCCGCCTTACTTCGTTCGCTAGACGAACAGAAATCTCCCAAGTCAAAACTGGCAGTTCTTGAGTTTGCAAATGCCTCTTTTGTTAAATGCACAGTCAATTCTGAAAGCTATTCTAGCAGCAGTTTCCTTAAGCCATGGTTGGGGAAGCTTGCCCTTTTGTTTaatgataaaaacaaaaaactgaAGGAGGTCACAGTGGTTGGTTTCTCATCTATTTACTCTCATTATGACCCTGAATCCATGTTAAGCTTTTTGGTCACATTGTCAATGGAAGAACAAAAGCGGCTAAGACGGGCAATGATGCAACTAATACCTACAATAGAAAGTGACTTCGAAGAGTTCTTGCAACAAAAGAGACATAAGCAAAAGGCATCTTTTGATGGTTTCACTGCTAAATCACCACTTCATCCTGCATCTCAATCTGCAAAATCACCCCTGCATCCTGCTTATCGATCTTCCAAATCACCTGCCCATCCTCGATCTGCTAAATCACCACTTCATTCTGCATATAAATATGCTAAGTCACCGCTGCATCCCTCATATCAACCTGCTAAATCACCGCTGCATCAAGCATACCAATCTAATTCTGTTAAGACTGATGATTGTTTCAGTTCTGCACTCCAGTGTCTCCCAAATATATCTTTGGAAGTCAAGGGGTACCGTACTGAAAGGATTGAGTTTGAATCTCCTAATGAATCTTATGGTCACAAAGCTGAAATGATGGACAAGAAGTCTTGTACCTTGAGGTCAAGGAATGATCTCCGGAGAAGAATTGACTTTAGTGTGATATCAGATAACATAGTTCAGAGTGCAAGCAGGGACAGTTGGAGTGCGAAGGTATTTGATGAACCAAATGATAATGAACTGCACATAAATACCCGAAAAAGCAAAGTTATGAGGATGAGGAATGACAGCCAGGATCATGAG AAGGCAGTGAGTCAATTGGAAGAAGATTCTGAGACGAATGGACACCCAGTGCCCACCAAG AATTTACACCAGATGTCTTCTTCCCTTCTTGAGATGCTTGATGATCCAGATGTGCCCACAAGAGAGCTTGCGCTTTCTCTGTTGGTTGAAATTCTTGAAAAGCAC CGAAAGGCGATAGAGAACTGCATTGAACTTCTTATAGTTAAGCTGCTGCATGCAACCAAAGACGGTGCCTTGAAG GTTGTAAATCAGGCCCATATCTGCTTGACAACTGTGGTCACTCAATTTGACCCACTGAGATGCCTTGGG GCCATAGCTTCTCAGTTGGCCAGCCAGGATGAGAAAATTCTTATTATAAGCATCAATAGTTTGAGCAAG CTTGTGATCCGATTATCAGAGGACAACCTGATGGCTCATTTGTCAACGTTTCTTCCTGCACTTCTGGATGCTTTCGAAAACCACAGTCCATACGTCCGCAAG GCTGCGATGGTGTGCGTGGTGGACGCATACCTGAAGCTGGGTTCGACGCTGCTGCCGTACCTGGAAGGCCTGGACACCGCGCAGCTGCAGCTGGTAACCACCTACGCCAGCCGTCTGTCCCAGGCAAGATTGATTGCGGCGGACGGCTGA